In the genome of Raphanus sativus cultivar WK10039 chromosome 4, ASM80110v3, whole genome shotgun sequence, one region contains:
- the LOC108848615 gene encoding uncharacterized protein LOC108848615: RVVFFIRVKIMDRAFVFLLSLCLLLQTSLSIENFHQAFPIVEPDPNHTKLRLSREGLEAISRITTPIAAVAVIGPYRSGKSFLLNQLLSLSCYEGFGVGHMRDTKTKGIWVWGTPLELEIDGVKTSIIYLDTEGFESVGKSNVYDDRIFALATVMSSVLIYNLPETIREADISRLSFAVELAEEFYGRVKGQDVAFEPSKLLWLIQRDFLQGKSVKEMVDEALKHVPNEDGNKNIDQVNRIRDSLAIMGDNSTAFSLPQPHLMRTKLCDLRDEELDPTYVARRDQLKKLVASILRPKIVQGKALNGKEFISFLEQILDALNKGEIPSTGSLVEIFNKDIVERCVKLYNERMVKLRLPMSEEYLQSEHETAHNEAIKSFDAQHFGRQHAKKSVDQLDDQMQEVYKNFVLANEYQSSKLCEALYTKCEDDMDRLQALRLPSMAKFNAGFVYCNQSFEQQCVGPSKQNYEQRLTKMMGKARSLFIKEYNNRLFNWLVAFSLVMVVVGRFIIKFILLEMAAWILFIFLETYTRMFWTAESLFYNPVWHFIVGTWETLVYSPVLDLDRWAIPIVCIIALCVLYWRCYGKRKHGSSWLLPMYNKNGRSRERSE; the protein is encoded by the exons CGGGTCGTGTTCTTTATTCGGGTCAAAATTATGGATCGGGCGTTTGTCTTCTTATTGTCTCTCTGCCTATTGTTGCAAACGTCTCTCTCGATCGAGAATTTTCACCAGGC GTTTCCTATAGTGGAGCCTGATCCGAATCATACAAAGCTTCGGCTTAGTAGAGAAGGTTTGGAAGCGATTAGTAGAATCACTACTCCTATTGCTGCTGTTGCG gTAATTGGTCCATACCGTTCTGGAAAATCTTTTCTACTCAATCAGCTTCTTTCCCTTTCTTGTTATGAAG GTTTTGGTGTTGGACACATGCGTGATACCAAAACAAAAG GTATCTGGGTGTGGGGAACACCACTAGAGCTAGAGATTGACGGAGTTAAAACTTCCATTATTTACCTCGACACTGAAGGATTTGAAAGTGTTGGAAAGTCTAATGTTTATGACGACCG AATATTTGCTCTGGCAACAGTTATGAGCTCTGTGCTTATCTATAATCTGCCTGAAACC ATCCGCGAAGCTGATATTTCTCGGCTCTCCTTTGCTGTTGAGTTAGCAGAAGAATTTTATGGAAG AGTAAAG GGACAAGACGTAGCTTTTGAACCGTCAAAGCTTCTGTGGCTTATCCAGCGTGATTTTCTgc aaggtaaatcgGTGAAAGAAATGGTGGATGAAGCTCTCAAACACGTCCCTAATGAAGATG GTAACAAAAATATTGATCAG GTTAACCGGATCCGGGATTCCTTGGCTATTATGGGTGACAACAGCACTGCCTTTAGCTTGCCACAG CCCCATCTCATGCGGACGAAGCTGTGTGATCTGAGGGATGAGGAACTGGACCCTACCTATGTTGCAAGGCGTGACCAATTGAAAAAGCTCGTTGCTAGTATCCTCCGCCCAAAGATAGTGCAGGGGAAAGCACTAAACGGAAAGGAGTTTATATCTTTCCTGGAacag ATACTGGATGCGCTAAATAAAGGAGAGATTCCATCTACAGGATCACTAGTTGAGATATTCAATAAAGATATAGTTGAGAGATGTGTGAAGCTGTACAATGAGAGGATGGTGAAACTGCGGCTACCTATGTCTGAAGAGTATCTCCAAAGTGAACATGAAACAGCACATAACGAAGCTATTAAATCATTTGACGCTCAGCATTTTGGAAGACAGCATGCAAAGAAATCTGTGGATCAGTTGGATGATCAAATGCAAGAG GTATATAAGAACTTTGTTCTTGCAAATGAGTACCAATCGTCAAAGCTCTGCGAAGCGCTATACACAAAGTGTGAAGACGACATGGACCGCTTACAAGCTCTCCGGCTCCCTTCCATGGCGAAATTCAACGCAGGGTTCGTGTACTGCAACCAGAGTTTTGAACAACAATGTGTCGGTCCATCGAAACAAAACTATGAGCAGAGGTTAACCAAG ATGATGGGGAAGGCACGGTCATTGTTCATCAAAGAATACAATAACAGGCTGTTCAACTGGCTGGTTGCCTTCTCTCTGGTAATGGTAGTGGTGGGACGGTTCattataaaattcattttgTTGGAAATGGCGGCATGGATACTCTTCATATTCTTGGAGACGTACACAAGGATGTTCTGGACAGCTGAATCTCTTTTCTACAACCCGGTCTGGCATTTCATCGTCGGGACTTGGGAGACTCTTGTGTATAGTCCCGTTCTCGACTTGGACAG ATGGGCGATTCCTATAGTCTGTATAATTGCATTGTGTGTGTTATATTGGCGGTGTTATGGAAAGAGGAAACACGGTTCTAGTTGGCTTCTTCCGATGTACAACAAGAATGGTCGGAGCAGGGAACGGTCAGAGTAA